A stretch of Chitinophagales bacterium DNA encodes these proteins:
- a CDS encoding right-handed parallel beta-helix repeat-containing protein has protein sequence MFKYCALQLYACSNSDGTEDNALFTPAAGFNDTATITVKVKDASGNCSTDVVFHIAVSAPANVTVSPAKFCMNGYGAVTVTADQPINTIWKVTDTESNFDQVNGNQVMVHGNSSSFTDTLWVVSGTGCCKQYPVSFTADNTCCSASSGLVYDNPTPLTLEYNLKLQNYAADYNTGVIDMNGTTNNKISINGIFNIDTSITFRNCPKITFSPGAITKFITHNTPVYLNARNSTFQNCDDNSMWKGIVDSTTYAYFNSDSSFVLKQAIVGVKSTKGGNVQIKNSTFSDNHEDVRFQNYGSSFSNSYIKTSSFTAASNGLKSPYSNQTKYVAINDSADGALTIGGTSTGNAFSGGTHGVKANGALITLYGNTFTGYGTNQYAVKAKGGMDVLTVGATASGKGNTFISDSNAISSSYGTLTVQANNFTNCQTAVEADNASGKTLKIKNNNISNAQIGIYCYNNPGAHFDIGMNTISTHTATGTTPVIAGIYISETGPVTDYDNVYDNVITSKGIYGIYTLNVSYLTLKNNTINPFSLSLSTPTYGIRNEGGQGLKLYCNTITGNVSSASSNIYAISISASTVDTLTSNSTDKAYYGLQISGNSNGMRVLSNSYYDHRVAIQLGLGGSFSTMGDQLVRKYDGVHKQIPGDKFYANYTGSVYQLGGNSGQPTNFAYNNTTPYRIFAKEPTSNFIPSFIDSTALFSKYLRHSAS, from the coding sequence TTGTTTAAATATTGTGCCCTACAGTTATATGCTTGTAGCAATTCTGATGGAACTGAAGATAATGCACTCTTTACACCCGCTGCTGGATTTAATGACACTGCAACGATTACCGTAAAGGTAAAAGATGCCAGTGGCAACTGCTCTACGGATGTCGTTTTTCACATTGCTGTTTCTGCTCCTGCAAATGTCACCGTTAGTCCGGCTAAGTTTTGCATGAATGGCTATGGCGCAGTTACCGTTACAGCAGATCAGCCCATCAATACGATCTGGAAAGTTACCGATACCGAGAGCAATTTCGACCAGGTCAACGGGAACCAGGTGATGGTGCACGGCAATTCAAGCTCCTTTACAGATACGCTCTGGGTAGTTAGCGGCACTGGCTGCTGTAAGCAATATCCTGTTTCGTTTACTGCCGATAACACTTGCTGTAGCGCATCCAGCGGACTGGTATATGATAACCCTACGCCGCTGACTTTGGAATATAATCTGAAGCTGCAAAACTATGCTGCAGACTATAATACCGGTGTAATTGATATGAATGGCACCACCAACAATAAAATTTCTATCAATGGCATATTCAATATTGACACCAGCATTACTTTTCGAAATTGTCCGAAGATAACTTTTAGTCCCGGTGCTATTACAAAATTTATTACTCACAACACTCCTGTTTATCTTAACGCTCGAAACAGCACATTTCAAAATTGTGATGATAATAGTATGTGGAAAGGTATTGTAGATAGTACCACTTATGCTTATTTTAATTCTGATAGTTCATTTGTATTGAAGCAGGCTATTGTAGGAGTTAAAAGTACCAAAGGTGGAAATGTCCAGATCAAAAATAGCACCTTCTCGGATAATCACGAAGATGTACGTTTTCAGAACTATGGGAGTAGCTTTTCAAATTCCTATATCAAGACCTCATCGTTTACGGCTGCTTCAAATGGCCTAAAGAGTCCCTATAGTAACCAAACAAAGTATGTGGCAATAAATGATTCCGCAGATGGTGCACTTACTATTGGAGGTACAAGCACGGGTAACGCTTTTTCAGGTGGAACACATGGTGTAAAGGCGAACGGAGCGTTAATTACCTTATACGGAAATACCTTTACCGGCTACGGAACCAATCAATATGCGGTTAAGGCAAAAGGAGGTATGGATGTACTCACGGTTGGCGCAACCGCTTCGGGAAAAGGAAATACATTTATCAGTGACTCCAATGCAATTTCTTCTTCATATGGCACGCTTACCGTTCAAGCCAACAACTTTACCAACTGCCAGACAGCGGTAGAGGCCGATAACGCCAGTGGAAAAACCCTGAAGATAAAAAACAACAACATCTCAAATGCACAAATCGGTATCTATTGTTACAACAATCCGGGAGCGCACTTCGATATTGGGATGAATACTATATCAACCCACACAGCAACAGGAACCACTCCGGTGATTGCAGGAATTTATATCAGCGAAACAGGTCCAGTGACGGATTACGACAACGTTTATGATAACGTCATAACGTCAAAAGGCATATATGGCATCTATACTTTAAATGTGAGTTATCTGACACTAAAGAACAATACGATTAATCCGTTTAGCTTAAGTTTAAGCACTCCCACCTATGGCATACGTAATGAAGGTGGGCAGGGTTTAAAATTGTATTGTAATACCATTACCGGAAACGTATCGTCAGCAAGCAGTAACATTTATGCCATTTCCATCTCTGCATCCACGGTTGATACGTTAACAAGCAATTCGACCGATAAAGCTTATTATGGCTTACAGATTAGTGGGAACAGCAATGGCATGAGAGTGCTTTCCAATAGTTATTACGATCATCGAGTTGCAATTCAATTAGGATTGGGTGGAAGTTTTTCTACTATGGGAGATCAGCTTGTTCGGAAATATGATGGCGTTCATAAACAAATACCGGGAGATAAGTTCTATGCAAATTATACCGGATCTGTTTATCAACTTGGCGGAAATAGTGGTCAGCCGACAAATTTTGCTTACAATAATACTACTCCGTATAGAATTTTCGCTAAAGAACCTACAAGTAATTTTATTCCATCTTTTATCGATTCAACCGCCCTATTCTCCAAATATTTGCGGCACTCAGCTTCGTAG